The DNA region CCGACTGCAGCTCCAGTTCACTTGTCATCATGGAGGCCGGTAAAGACCAGTAGAAGCCAGTAGAGACAGATGTGACATGTTGGAGTACTGATAAACTACATTTTCACTTTAAAGACTCATTTAAGAGGATGCAGGTGGCTGGATGGTTAAAATAAATAGATGATTTCCCTTTTTGCTGTCTGTTGATACTTCTGAGATCCACATGTGAATCACACAGATGTTAGTTTGGTTCGTGAGAAGTTTCTTTCTCATGGATTCATGTGCTGGACACACAGGGTGATGTAACTATGAACCAAATTGAGTTTTTGGTTTGAATTGAGACCCTTTAAAGAGGATTTCTCTATGGTGTGTGGTAGACATCACTGATTGGTTCAGGTTTTGGTTCTAGCCTCCTGCATCGCCACAGTTTCTGCAGAGTCCAGACTGCAGATGGAATAACATCTGCTGTCTCTGCCAGAAAAAACGAACTCTTCAGCAGGAGCAGATGAGTTTTCGGTTCAAACAGAAGCTCAAGGCTCAGGCAGTTCTCGATGGGGACGAACAGGTGCCTGAGCAAGTACCTGAACAGGTATCTCTGATGGgttttggtgtgtttgtgtgctgaaCGTTTACCCCTCCTCCCGTAGTGCTCTGGTTTGTTCGGGCCTCGGTGTCCCCCGGCTGCACTCGTGCTCGTCAGCCTGAACATCCTCAGTGGATCGTTGAGTCCTGCAGGGCTGTACCGATCGCCTGCTTCATGTGATCAATAACAGAGTGAGGCTCATGAATGGCTCCTATTGAGCAGAGGAGCTGTTCTCAGATCAGCCTGCAGCTCTGATGTGTTTGCTGACTGAGCACTTTGTGCGGCTGGACTTTCCCTCCATCTGCCGCTGTGTTTTCAACCAGCATCACAAGCAGGGTTTATTTTCCTCTCCTCTGGCTGCCCCATCGCTGAAAACAAGTTAGATCTCCTGGAAGATTCACCTGGTCCTGAACGGTATGATGTCCCACAGCTCAGATGTATCTTGGCCATAAACCCTGATCAGGGTGAAGAAGCTGGAGTTACTGTCATGCCTCAGATGTTGCTGCCAGCTTTGATATAAAACTAACCCCAATATTTCACTCCAAAGAgtacaaacacaaagacactaAATAAATCCTGGAGACGTGGAGAACTAATCAGATGAGAAAGTAAAAGGTCACATGTGAAAATTCCTGCTTAAACACCATAACGCTGAACGTGATGCTGGTAAAAAGCACTTGATATCCTATCACTCTCAGTGGTGGATCAAGGGCCTCATTTATAACAACTGCATAGTGTAAATCTATAGGGGTCTCACTGGTGTTAGTTTCTTCACACTCAGGTGTGTGgatcaaaaaacaaacttttggaAACAGAAGTTACTTCCACACCAGCATCTTCCTTCCCTTCTTTAACAGTCTCACCCTCACGTTTCCttcccttaccctaaccctaaccctgaccctgaccCTTGGGTCTGTATGCTGCTGATCATGGTCAGCTAAGGTTGTTTTCACACCTGCAGTGTTTAGTCAGTTTAAATCAACCTCTGGTTTATTCTCCCTGTCTGCGCGGTTCGTTTGTGCAGGTGTGAACACAGTAATTGCACTCGAGTGGAGACCAAAACAACCGAACCAGCTACCAAGTGTATGTTACAAGTTTGAGCTAAACATCATCCTGTACGAACATATGTTTTGTATTCTCAGTGGAGGAAAGTGCTATAGACGTGCAAAGGTCTGTACAGGCTAGCAGCTACCATGAATGTCTCCGAGTTCTATGAGCGGActgaagtgaaacaaaacaaagcaaaactacAAGTTTTAAACTCATCAGCTGAGTCGGACCAGAGGACACGCGCTACAGGTGTGAAAACGTCCTTTGAGGCAGATGATGTCAGGGTTCAGGTCTCGCCATCTTTCCTGGATATTAAAAGTGAATATATGGAGTTTATTTTCAGCTCACTGCACAGGTTAACTGCAGATGAAAGGATATGGTTCATTATTTGATAAATGAGGCCCATGGTCTGTGGCTgtaatgtgtctgtgtctgtctgatcAAAGTGCCTTCAAATGTATATGGGTGGCGTGAGCTCACTGGCTGAGCAGATAACCAGTCGTATGCAGAGTCAGGAGGACGGTGGTGGGGTAAGACTGCTTCAGTATTCTGCGCCTTGTTCACTTCGGCTCTTTGACTTTGTTTCAATCAGCTGAAGTGAAGAAGATGTTGTCATAAATCACCTGATAACTCTGCCCAACTGATGATGGAATTCAGTTTGCTGAGACTTTGTttccttgtttcttttttcttgtggtttcttcatttctttcatTCTTCATGTCCTAATGTCTCCTTTCTTTTAGCTTTTTAGTCTGTCACCTTTCCTTCCATCCCAGCCTTGTTTCCTTTCCTCCACTTTCACTTCCTTTCCTTTAACCTTTCCTCCAtctgttgctgtgtgtgtcCCCGCAGGTCTCTGCCAGCTGCAGTCACGTCTGTTTCTTCTGTAAGCAGAGGGTTTATGTGATGGAGCGTCTCAGTGCAGAGGGCTTGTTCTTCCATCGCAGCTGCTTCCAGTGTGGTTCCTGCAGCAGTCCCCTCCGCCTGGCCTCGTACACATATGACCAGCACGCTGGTCAGTGCACTCACATCCCCCTCCTCCACCCTTCTCTGCTGTTGGGGTTTAGGTTTTAACAGGTTTCCATGTTCAGCAGGAAAAAAGAGAGGTGTTCACTCTCCTTCTGTGGGGACAAACAATGACCTCACAGTcatgaaacacatttttagaGCCAGTGTCTCTCTGAGCAGATCATTGCCATTGACCCTCAGAATAAACCTCCAGTGACCTCCAGGAGAGAAAACAGATGTCTGACTTTGAGATGAGGCCATAAGAGACAGAGTTGATATGGACTTTCTCAACCCACACACTGAAAAACCTCTATTGATGGCCCTGGTGTCAGGGTGATGACATCACAAACAGGGTTGTGGCAGTGACAGAACGTTAGATTAAACCTGAGTGACAGAGCTGAACTCATCGGTCTCATTCCTGAGGTGTGGTATCAGACGATATCAGACTCATGACTAAGTGGAGGATAAAGCCTCTCTGTGTCCAGCACATAGATAAATAAAGTTCACAGTCAAATCTGTAGCTTTATTGACAATGAGCAACAAAAACAGGGAGCAGTGTGACATCCAATAAAAAGATCCAATCAGAAACCAgagaagaaaagacaaaacagcCTCATTTGCAgataaatttgtttgtttttgaagagCGTTAATGTGTGTGGGGGGGACCTGTGTCAGTCTCCACGGTATCTTTGGGTCTTTGGGGATAAAAATGGAAACAGCCTCATAAACGGGCAGCTTGATGCAGAGAACAGTGCCGCGTTGTTCAGCAGTCAGCAGTTCTCTGCAGACTCAAACACTGGCCTGTGGGCCAGATCTGGCCTCCTGATGAAGATCTGTGACCCTACCATGAGCTCAAGTTCTGCTCTCACAGTCTGAATGTGTTTTCATGTGGACTACTTACTTGGACCCAGACTCACCTGAGACTCTGTCCATAAACGTGTACGGGAGGGTAACAGGTGGTTCTCCCGTGGCTGTGGGTGGAAGAAGGACCCCCTGAGTGTCGGAGTGGACCGGGTAATGAACAGCTGATGAAGCCCGGACCCCCTGCTGTGCGTCAGACCACCGACAGTTTGAAGTCATTTTATTTGCAAGATAGATTTCATAAATGAAAAAGCAACGCAAACCTTCAGAGACATAGGTCCACACTCACCTCCGTACTTCTGTAACTTGTTAGCAGACTCATAATCGTGTATCAAAAAACAATCTGATTAGTGTCTAAGTCTCAGATCTGCCGATTCGTGAGTGGGGAGAAAATGTGTGACCCCAGCAACACACAACCTGCCCTGCAGACTCACTCTGATTTTTCTGCCCATCACTGcagtaatctgattactgtCAGGTGGTGGTGTCATGTGATCGGTGAGCTCAGTTCAGGACGCCATGGGAGCCCCGAGCCTCGCCGCCACAGGTTTCCACACCACATTTTTAACCACACAAAGTGTCTATTGTGGGTCTGACAGCTGAATTCTGCAGCTCAGCAGCCAATGAGAGCACAGTGATCACATGACTGATGAGTTTGAAGTCGAGGCGGGAGTCGGTGTGAAGGTCGctataaaaacatgaattttgGGAAGTCTTCAGAGACGAGGGCTGCAAGATACCCTCCACATCTGTCTGTGTGAGATacctgtgtgtgagagacacaCACCTGTCCTGACATCGTGTCTGTTGTCCTCTGTGTCTCAGGGAGGTTTTACTGCCTGCAGCGCTCCGAATGTCACCTAAGTGCTCAAGCCGTGAGGAAGAGGCCGACGCCATCTGACAGAGCTGTGTCACACAGAACATCAATCGTAAGAACCACTTTTACTTTCATTGTGATATTATCTGTGTGCACCTGACCTGCAGGTGTGGGCGATTTATTAGTTCAAGCCCTGGAAGGTAGAACAGGTGATCAGATGCTCTTAAGGTGGTAATTTTAGTTGGAGGtcagggtggtggtggtggtgttgtgTGGTTGGACCTTGAATGGAGAGCTGACAGGAGCAGCTACCTGCCTGTGGAACCGATCAGTTCAGGTGTTTCTGTTCACGGCAGGTAAGCTGTTCAGGATCATCACTGTTTAGCGAGTCAGTACGGAAGATCAATCATGCCAGAAATGTTCagttcaaaaataataaaaacacacattaacagAAGAAATAATGACACAAGGAAAACTAGACCTTTCTTCAATCACCTGTATAAGTTTTTTTCAACCTTTAAATCCTAAATAGCAAATATTTCGCCTTTGAAAAATAAAGATAATGATTCTGATAACGATTTAATAAAGTTCATCTGCTAAACTCATTTTAGAaaatgaatgtgaaaaaaactctttttgtAAATTTAATTTAGAATCAGGGTTACTGAAAACTTTGAGTTTTAGAGTTGGAATAATTACAGGACTAATAAATAAACGCATATCTTTGTCTTTGAAGGGGTCCCAGAGCTCGGCGCCATCTCTGTCTGACTCTCTGATCTCAGCAGGCCGCCGCCCATCCTCAGGTGAGCTAgcttcacctgtgtgtgtgctttcagTGTCCATACGTGTTCacactgagcgcgctccttaaACGGGAATCAATGTGGGCtttagtgtgtctgtgtgtctgtgtgtgtctgtgtgtgtgtgcggctGCGTTGGTGTGTTGGCAGCTGCTTCTCTAATGGCGGCAACGCCGGAGCGGATCGAGCTGGAAATCTGGCGCCGGAGCTCGGAGGTGGAGCTGcaagaggagctggaggaggtttCCGAGGAGGTCCTGAACCTATTCAACCTGAGCACCGACAATCAGACGGGGTCCAGGTCCAGAAGGTCGGTAAACCTCaggaagtagaaaaaaacagaaacagcctCGGCTTTAATAATGCTTCAGCCTTTCTGCTGAATGCTGGGAATCACCGCTCCATACGGGGGTCAGTAAACATGTCTTGGATGTAAAGAGCTGGAGGTCACACAcgttttactgtaaaaacttcaatatgaaatattttgtggTGTGAAAAGTAAGAATTAATAAAGAAACTTAAATGTTTACAtcaaaataaagattacaaTAAAAgcgaagttttaaaaaaaaaaaagttatatttgtgTCTTTAGACCccacaaaattttaaatgtttgtaggaatttttttttaattctgttttgacttttggatttaaaattttgccttttgttaaaaaaaaaattctagtCTAACCTGTAAATATTTAATCAATCTATCTATGGCTCTTATTCTTTTATAATTTCACTTTAGTTTGTTTGGTTGGCAGTGTTGGTCCTCCATCCCAACTgttttatgtttcctgttttcagtTCAGAGTCAGACAtggaggaggagacagaggcagGAGGCTGTGTAACCTCAGACGAGACGAGATCTTCATCGAGAGAAACGCTGCAGCTTTACCTGAAAgtccaggaggaggaggacgaggaggaggaggaggaaggcagTGACATGGAGTCCAGCGATGGTGAGTTAAAGTCTTTGTGAGTTTTTGGGTGTGAAGTAGGGGTCTTGAGTTTGAGATGTGCTGTTGTctgtctccccctgctggtagaGGGGGAATACGACCCCTGGGAGATGGAGCGCCGCTCGGGCCTATGGCTCCTGTTAGAGGAGGAGACAGGTAGCACCTACCTGAACCTGCTAACCAAACTCCTTTTATAAAACCACAGATTTAAGAATAACCACCGTGTTTAACATGAATGTTTaactctgtgcatgtgtgtgtgtgtgtgtgtgtgtgtttgtgtgtaacaacaactaaatttaaattctaatttcattaaaaatggaATGAAAGGACAGCGGAGCTCCATGGGAGGATCAGAGGACGGGGACAGGAAGTTATTAAAACTCAAACACTGACCTGATGAATGTGTGACACAAAGTTTAAAGTCAGCTTCCTTTTCGTTGTGAGCTCAGCAGCTGCTTCTAAAGGCCGTCGTTCTAATCTTTACGCTCGCTGCCTCACGTTCATTCACATCAATAAACATTAATAttgaaaggtgtgtgtgtgtgtgtgtttgtgtatgtgtacagAGTGCATATACACATTATTTCATACACTATCTCCTCCCTTCAGAGGCGGAGCTTCCTCCTCACAGCTCTGACACACCTGTTCAGCCTGACTCCACCTCTTCCATGAACTCATCTGTGACTCCACCCCCTGTCGCCACCACCGCCAGCACAGCCTCCTTCATCACCACACCTGAATCCCCTCACAGTGAGGATGGAGCCAGAGCGCCACTCACACCTGCCGTTGTCATGGAGACACCTGCTGCTAGTGGGCGGGGCTCATTTGACAACATCACACCTGAACTGCCGCAAAATAGGCCCCTCCTCCTGCAAGAGAAAGGGGAGGGGTCAGAGGAGGACCCAGGGACAtttaggaggaggaggaggaggacgagacGGCGAGAAGCTCATAGCCTCCCCCCTAGACTCCTCTTCCCCCCCCTGCAGCCTGGGGGCAGGGCTCTCCTCTTTAAGATGCTCAGAGAGGCTCCTCCCCCTGGGCAGATGGAgctgggaggggttggagccaGAAATCTATTAAAGACTGTGTTTTCTGGAAACAAGAATgagcagaagaagaagggggGTGGGACTTTACCTGCAGAGAGGGCGAAGGAGAAAACAACCAGTCAGAGATTCACAGGTGACCATAATAACAACACCTTTAGTCAGTGTGATGTCACTATGATGATATAATACCTGTACCTTCTTTGTCCAGATGTGAGAGCAGAGGTGTCAGATCTTGATTCATCCACCGTGTTGCAGAGATGTTCCCTGAAGCCCCAAAACAACGTAAGCACTCCGACCAATCACAGTTCAGCATTATTCCAAGCAATCTGAGACCTAAATTATACCCAGACTCACTAAGGGATAGGGATAGGGGTCAGACTAACACCTAGACTGGCTCTCTCACCGGAAGTCTTCTTTTGCAGCTGCGTTTGGAGTTGCTTGACCTGACCAATGAAATTCAGAGGGTTGCCATCGAGGAGGAGGAGAACCAGGAGGTATCACCTGACACACAATGACCAGACTGACTTTAAACTCGACCGACATACCGACTTGTTTAAACTACCCGAGACTTAAATGGACGTAGATTCACATCTCGTCTATCAGTTTGACTGTTTTCTGTCCTccgtttttcttcttcctgcaaTCAGCCGCCATACGTTCCTCACGCTCTGGCTTTCAAACGATCATACGCCATAAAGGTACACACACCTGATCCTCTGAGGGTTGTGGTGGTCCAgcagtttcacttcctgtcctgATGCTTACTCACTGCTGTTTCAGAGACGCCCCCTGAAAGACAGAGTCCCGCTACAGGACTCTGACGGCCAGTCTTCCTGCCCCACGGAGGTGGTGGGGGTCCTGGTCCAGCCGAAGGAGGCATCCAGTTTGAGCGTGAAGGAAACCATGTTCCAGAGGGAGCgtgaggatgatgatgacgacCTGGACACCAGAATCACGCGACGGGTTCAGAGAGCTGCAAGGAGACAGGCCAAACAGGAAGAACTGAAAAGACTCCACAAGGCCCAGGTGAGGTTACCTGAGTCCAGCTGAGGTTACCTGAGTTCACCTGAGGTTACCTGAGTTCAGGTGAGATTACCTGATGTTGCGTTCTGTGTCTCAGATGATCCagaggcagctgcagcaggtggaggagaagcagaggcagctggaggagagaggagtgaTGGTGGAGAAAGCTCTGAGGGGAGAAGCAGGTACTGAAAATACAGGCCAAAGGAATACCTGAACTTACTTGGTTCTACCTGAACTCAGGTGTGCTTCTACTTTAATTCACCTGTGCTTGTGTTTCTGATAGATTACTGGGGAGAATCCAGCCAAAGCGCAGACATGGAGCTTCACCTGGGAGGTCAGTTCACATATCCGGTTACCTGTGGAGTACATATACAGCAGGTATTATGCGGCGCTGAACCCAGTTTTCTGTGTAGGGCTCGGGAAACTGGATAATCCGCCGCTGATGCAGCAGTGGTTCCAGCTGGTCCAGCAGAAGAACGCTCTGGTCCGATATGAAGCTGAGCTCATGATCTTGTGAgtatgtgacctttgacctctcacCTGGGCAGATTCCTGGGGTGTGATGGTTCTGGCTGTGTTTCAGCGCTCGAGAGCTGGAGCTGGAGGACCGGCAGAGTCGACTGCAGCAGGAGCTCCGAGAGAGGATGGCTGTGGACGGTAACACAGACAAGATCAGAGCTCACCTGCTcacctgtgtgtttctgtgtgatgatcacctgtgtgtgtgtgtgtgtgtgtgtgtgtgtgtgtgtgtgtgtgtgtgtgtgtgtgtgtgtgcatgcagacCACCTGAAGGACGAGGAGCAGCTGGCTGAGGAGCGTCTGATCCTGGAGGAGATGCTGGAGGTGGTTGAGCAGAGAGACTCTCTGGTGTCCCTGCTGGAGGAGCAGAGACTGCAGGAGCGACAGGAAGACAGAGACCTGGAGCAGCTGATGGTGTCCGGAGGACTGGGACTCACCTGGACCTGAGGTGGTCAGACTTTCTGTCTCACCTGTCAGAGGTCTTTAAACCCACCTGGACACAGGCAGAGATGACATGTTTAAAACTGCAAACTGTCAAGTTGACCTGAGGAGACTCTGGTTTAGTGCAGGTAAACAGTCCAGGTGGAGAGAAACAATTACACttattaactttttaaaactgaTTCATAAAAACTACCCACGAGCAGAAACAGGATGTCTTAGTCTGAAATCAGCTGACCTCTAATGTTTCCTTAGAGGTTAGTCATCAGAGCAGCTTGATGGATGAAATCCAGCAGAACCCAAACAGATACAGGATGGTCTGAATTGAACCATCCAATCAggtgtgatgatgtcatttaCCCCAGAGAAGATGGGAAAAACCTCCACTTTTCTGACTGCAGGAGTTAGTACTAATGCTAACAGCCTGCATTAGCTATGGTAATGGAACACTGACATGGCTGCTAGCCAATACCATGCTACTGCTACTGCTAACCAGCTACCATAACCCACTAGCTGTGTTGCTACCTCGAGTAAAAGTAAGCTAATCTAAATGAAGAGGTGTTTGTGCAGCTTGTCCTGGTGCAGAGTTTAAATATCTCTAACTCCTCTAGAGAGGACACAAAGGTGGATTTTAGCTCTCAGTGCTGAGCTATCTTAAAACTCCATTCTTTCTACTGACAACAGGGGTAAACTCCTCTGATCTGAGCTCAGTAAACTCTTTCCTGAGGAGTTTACAGTCTCAGATGCTGgttaattaattacatgctgTGTGTCAAATGTTTGAATGCAGTAGAATAGTATAGCGCTTTACTGTCATTGTACATGCACAACAAAATTGTGGAGGCTCCACTCCGGCAGTCAggtgtaaaacataaaaactagaCAGCAAGAGTTCAAGAACTCAAAAGTGGGCTAAATAGGCAGGCAGACTAATGAATCAAATTAATTCTACTAGAAACCGGTCGTCTACAAGAACTGGATCTCGATACTCATTCCTAATATTTTAGATATTAAAACTGATATTAACTGtatttaaactgtatttaaatCCTTTGAGGCCAAACCCTCTGGTCTCATATCACtgtttttaaaactcttttaTAAAGTTTAGGCACTCTTAAAACAAGCTAACACTCACTAAAGCAGTTTGAGCATTTCACAAACAGAGCCTTTGTGGCCCTTTAGTAATTCTGGTGACTCCTGATGATGGCTGGGACCTGGTGGGGTTGGTGGATGTGGTTTTTGACACaaaagggttgtttttttttaacacaaactttaatatttaataaaattttttttaaaacatctgaTGAACCATGTGACCCAGCCtcaatgacatttttatttaactgaTTATTGATTGTGCCATCAGATCACTTGTGTGCCTTACCTGCCACCTGATCAATAACATGTGTTCATGCCGCGATGATGGTTATTGCTGTAACTCTGACTCTGTGCTGTGAAATAAACCTCTCATTTCTGACATTCTGGCTCATTTTCTGCtcagaaattacattttattattatgattaaatACAAACACATTAAGCTTTTTTGAGAAGATCGATGAACCATTCTACCCTTATAATGTTTGATTGTTGAACATAAGCAGTGACTCCTCTACAGCTTTGTATTCAATGCACAGTGAGAGTAAGATCTGGAAGCTTCAGTCACAGaagagtaaaaaataaatcacctGGCCTGCAGGTGATGCTGGTCGTCCTCCAGCAGGCctccatttgtaagtaagcaaagtaagtaaaattttatttgtatagcacctttcaaaataaaaatcacaaagtgctttacagaagcttaaacataaaaacaaaaaattaaccaaaagcaagtttaaaaagatgagtttttagctgtttttaaaagagacaaatgagtccacagatctcaagcTCAAAGCTGTACATGTAGAGCATCTGAGCCTGTACACCAGTAACAAACAGCTGTTTGGATCACCAGATGTTCCAGTAGTTTGAACTTCCAGTCTGGcagtttctgtgtgtttccaACAGAAACTGAAGACCAGATGTTTAATTCTTCTGAACAGCCTGAAAACCCTCTGACAGCATCCTGTTTCTGCAGATGTCAGTCTGATGTCAGAGGTTTCAGTTTAGAAGATTAAAAATATTTCGTCTCTCAGTGGTGCTCCggctcttcttcctcctctcgaGCATGCTTGTGTAACTATTTCTGTGGCTTCACACTACCCAACACATGATGGTGAAACGTTTGTCCTGTTAATGCTCCAACTGAAAGAGGAAGTTAATTACAGGCTCCGACCTCTGgatgttgtcattcttttgttttcttcctcaAACTGTCTGT from Pelmatolapia mariae isolate MD_Pm_ZW linkage group LG17, Pm_UMD_F_2, whole genome shotgun sequence includes:
- the mical3b gene encoding protein-methionine sulfoxide oxidase mical3b isoform X2, encoding MEDQSFPECQAQELFDEFVSASTCRATLRSFSQLCEHLQLDPSTAERPLYRPIKCRLNYWRANGLWAKLDRRGAQEEYQRARACSDVTCVIIGAGPCGLRTAVELSFMGARVVLLEKRDSFSRNNVLHLWPFTIHDLRGLGAKKVYGRFCAGSIDHISIRQLQLVLLKVALLLGVEVHVNVEFKKLVEPAEDQHRHKLGWRMEVSPKNHPVSQLEFDVIIGADGRRNTLPGFRRKEFRGKLAIAITANFKNRNTTAEAKVEEISGVAFIFNQRFFQELRQETGIDLENIVYYKDDTHYFVMTAKKQSLLEKGVILQDFADTELLLSRGNVDQNALQAYAREAADFSTNHQLPTLDFAMNHYGQPDVAMFDFTCMYASENAAMVRQRHGHQLLVTLVGDSLLEPFWPMGTGVARGFLAALDSAWMIRSWAQGAAPLDVLAERESLYRLLPQTTPENMQKNITLYSVDPTTRYMNTSPLTVTPAQVRHLVDTGEEVGLTTDCSDIIRLPSPRYLRQESFSRSNQLLTWCQEQTCGYHGVNVTDLTTSWRSGLALCALLHRYRSDLIDFDSLDESSVEDNTRLGFDVAEREFGISPLMTVEEMSSVEEPDSLSMVMYLSQFYQLLKDSPPPTGCLRHITDLRSALIAPASLLSRLGTSLSRKRNPKEHGGALGKKRKTSQWSREQQESCDLNGDVESQSFEEEFVGGASRSRVRLMANQLQAKLDESSSTCRTSSAASADFRRQQGELSSLPPASQPADSQPTAAPVHLSSWRPPPASPQFLQSPDCRWNNICCLCQKKRTLQQEQMSFRFKQKLKAQAVLDGDEQVPEQVPEQCLQMYMGGVSSLAEQITSRMQSQEDGGGVSASCSHVCFFCKQRVYVMERLSAEGLFFHRSCFQCGSCSSPLRLASYTYDQHAGRFYCLQRSECHLSAQAVRKRPTPSDRAVSHRTSIGSQSSAPSLSDSLISAGRRPSSAASLMAATPERIELEIWRRSSEVELQEELEEVSEEVLNLFNLSTDNQTGSRSRSSESDMEEETEAGGCVTSDETRSSSRETLQLYLKVQEEEDEEEEEEGSDMESSDEGEYDPWEMERRSGLWLLLEEETEAELPPHSSDTPVQPDSTSSMNSSVTPPPVATTASTASFITTPESPHSEDGARAPLTPAVVMETPAASGRGSFDNITPELPQNRPLLLQEKGEGSEEDPGTFRRRRRRTRRREAHSLPPRLLFPPLQPGGRALLFKMLREAPPPGQMELGGVGARNLLKTVFSGNKNEQKKKGGGTLPAERAKEKTTSQRFTDVRAEVSDLDSSTVLQRCSLKPQNNLRLELLDLTNEIQRVAIEEEENQERRPLKDRVPLQDSDGQSSCPTEVVGVLVQPKEASSLSVKETMFQREREDDDDDLDTRITRRVQRAARRQAKQEELKRLHKAQMIQRQLQQVEEKQRQLEERGVMVEKALRGEADYWGESSQSADMELHLGGLGKLDNPPLMQQWFQLVQQKNALVRYEAELMIFARELELEDRQSRLQQELRERMAVDDHLKDEEQLAEERLILEEMLEVVEQRDSLVSLLEEQRLQERQEDRDLEQLMVSGGLGLTWT
- the mical3b gene encoding protein-methionine sulfoxide oxidase mical3b isoform X6; this translates as MEDQSFPECQAQELFDEFVSASTCRATLRSFSQLCEHLQLDPSTAERPLYRPIKCRLNYWRANGLWAKLDRRGAQEEYQRARACSDVTCVIIGAGPCGLRTAVELSFMGARVVLLEKRDSFSRNNVLHLWPFTIHDLRGLGAKKVYGRFCAGSIDHISIRQLQLVLLKVALLLGVEVHVNVEFKKLVEPAEDQHRHKLGWRMEVSPKNHPVSQLEFDVIIGADGRRNTLPGFRRKEFRGKLAIAITANFKNRNTTAEAKVEEISGVAFIFNQRFFQELRQETGIDLENIVYYKDDTHYFVMTAKKQSLLEKGVILQDFADTELLLSRGNVDQNALQAYAREAADFSTNHQLPTLDFAMNHYGQPDVAMFDFTCMYASENAAMVRQRHGHQLLVTLVGDSLLEPFWPMGTGVARGFLAALDSAWMIRSWAQGAAPLDVLAERESLYRLLPQTTPENMQKNITLYSVDPTTRYMNTSPLTVTPAQVRHLVDTGEEVGLTTDCSDIIRLPSPRYLRQESFSRSNQLLTWCQEQTCGYHGVNVTDLTTSWRSGLALCALLHRYRSDLIDFDSLDESSVEDNTRLGFDVAEREFGISPLMTVEEMSSVEEPDSLSMVMYLSQFYQLLKDSPPPTGCLRHITDLRSALIAPASLLSRLGTSLSRKRNPKEHGGALGKKRKTSQWSREQQESCDLNGDVESQSFEEEFVGGASRSRVRLMANQLQAKLDESSSTCRTSSAASADFRRQPPASPQFLQSPDCRWNNICCLCQKKRTLQQEQMSFRFKQKLKAQAVLDGDEQVPEQVPEQCLQMYMGGVSSLAEQITSRMQSQEDGGGVSASCSHVCFFCKQRVYVMERLSAEGLFFHRSCFQCGSCSSPLRLASYTYDQHAGRFYCLQRSECHLSAQAVRKRPTPSDRAVSHRTSIGSQSSAPSLSDSLISAGRRPSSAASLMAATPERIELEIWRRSSEVELQEELEEVSEEVLNLFNLSTDNQTGSRSRSSESDMEEETEAGGCVTSDETRSSSRETLQLYLKVQEEEDEEEEEEGSDMESSDEGEYDPWEMERRSGLWLLLEEETEAELPPHSSDTPVQPDSTSSMNSSVTPPPVATTASTASFITTPESPHSEDGARAPLTPAVVMETPAASGRGSFDNITPELPQNRPLLLQEKGEGSEEDPGTFRRRRRRTRRREAHSLPPRLLFPPLQPGGRALLFKMLREAPPPGQMELGGVGARNLLKTVFSGNKNEQKKKGGGTLPAERAKEKTTSQRFTDVRAEVSDLDSSTVLQRCSLKPQNNLRLELLDLTNEIQRVAIEEEENQEPPYVPHALAFKRSYAIKRRPLKDRVPLQDSDGQSSCPTEVVGVLVQPKEASSLSVKETMFQREREDDDDDLDTRITRRVQRAARRQAKQEELKRLHKAQMIQRQLQQVEEKQRQLEERGVMVEKALRGEADYWGESSQSADMELHLGGLGKLDNPPLMQQWFQLVQQKNALVRYEAELMIFARELELEDRQSRLQQELRERMAVDDHLKDEEQLAEERLILEEMLEVVEQRDSLVSLLEEQRLQERQEDRDLEQLMVSGGLGLTWT